TTAGCAAAGTACAAGGCGTTAAACGCTACACGGTCTTCATAGCGCTCTAAATATTGTGTGCCATCATTTGTTTTTAAGGCATATTGAGAGTAGAACTTGTAAGCTGCCATAAATGATTTAAAGGTAAATGATTGAGACGCTAGATACGCATATAGTGATTCAATAAACTCTAGTGAGTAAAGAGATAAAAATTCTTCTTCTACATACTCATTTTCAGTTAAGAATGTCAATTTTTCTTTTATAGAAGAAAATTGTTTCGTATTTGGCTCCACGTTTTCTTTAAAAAAGGCATCTAAAGCCTCTTTATCTTTATATAAGGGAATTTGATCATTTACGGGGCGGTTGATTTCGTTATTTAATTCGAAATAAGTTACGTCAGTCAGATCTTTTAGACTCAAATTCATTCACTACTTTCTTAAAATTTTTTACATCGTCATTTGTGCCACTAAATTCAAAAGAAAACACAAGAGGAATGCCATAATCTTTTGCAATGTCTTTTGCAGTAAAGACAAATAAGTCTCCAAAGTTAAGATTGCCACCACCAGCGACACCTAGTAAGTGCTCTTGGTTGGTTTTGTACTCAATAAAATCGTTCACTACTTCTGTGACTTCTTTGTCATAAGTAGGAACGATTAATAGATAGTCTTCATTGATTTCATGAAAAGGATTGGTTGTGTCAATTTCATGAAAAGGAAGGTCTAGTTTGTTAATAAAACGTCTTGTCTGTCCGGTTAAAGAAAAAAAGACTAGTTTCATGATTAAACCGCCAACGTTCTTAATTGATCAGGTCTAAAACCAACAATTGTCATATTTTCATCCATTGTTTTTAAAACAGGCACACTTTGGAAACCTTGTTCTTTTAATGAATCAATATATTGTGGTTCTTTATCTATGTTAATTTCATTAAATTCAACATTTTTTTGTGCTAAAAATTTCTTTGTCATTAAACATTGTGGACAATTGTTTTTTGTGTATAGTGTGATTGTATTCATGAGTTCTTCCTCCTAATTTGTTCTTCTTAATATAAATATAAGTATAGCTTGAAATAAAAAAAAGTCAATAATGAAACACTAGATATTGTGTTTGGATTATTGAAAGCTACTATCTATTGTGTTTTAGGTGAAAAAGAAAAAATTCTCATAAAATAAAAATGCTTAACCAATAGTTTCTAGTATAGACATACTAAGTATAAAAGTAAATAGAAAAAAAATTTGAAAAAAACCAAATTTGTCGTCTCATCAGACGAAACTATTCATAAACTTATATTAAATTATCTATATAATAATAAATAGTATAGATGACTTTTATAAAAGGTGGTTACCTTAAAATTTACATGATACGTTTAATGAATAAGGTATTAATCCCCTTTTTTGAAAAATAGATGATATCAGAAAAGATGGTGAGATAATGGCAAATGATTATTTAGAAAAAGCGAATCATTTATTTGAAGAAGCGATGAGTGATACCAAAGAAAAATTAAATGTATTTGAAAAAACATTTTATTATAGACAACTTAACTATTCTGAACGGAGAATGTCTCGAAGAGTTATTATGTCCTTTAGTGAATATATGTTTGATTATCACTTTCAGACATTAGATAATTGGAATGAGCAAGCGCTACAAGATGTCTTATTAGATATTTTTCCCCATGAAGTTATTGCAGGAAAGAAATGTTTTGAGAAAATTCTTCTCATTTTGGTAAAA
This genomic stretch from Vagococcus sp. CY52-2 harbors:
- the nrdI gene encoding class Ib ribonucleoside-diphosphate reductase assembly flavoprotein NrdI, encoding MKLVFFSLTGQTRRFINKLDLPFHEIDTTNPFHEINEDYLLIVPTYDKEVTEVVNDFIEYKTNQEHLLGVAGGGNLNFGDLFVFTAKDIAKDYGIPLVFSFEFSGTNDDVKNFKKVVNEFESKRSD
- the nrdH gene encoding glutaredoxin-like protein NrdH codes for the protein MNTITLYTKNNCPQCLMTKKFLAQKNVEFNEINIDKEPQYIDSLKEQGFQSVPVLKTMDENMTIVGFRPDQLRTLAV